The window tctgttttcctcaaactgttgattacaatgtgggtcacccgcaagtgctttaattattccttattaattgaacatttgctgtggcagccagcatattacaggaatacattgacatacgagtgtcccaatttacgggaaatttgagaaacgagctgaattccgagcatttttttccttgagatatgagacaaattggagatacagacgctcctctacttacgaacattcaacttacgaacaacggtacatacgaacatgtctgcaaattgcgtttaagtccaaaaatgttcgcaagtccaattttgtatttcgcgtctttttcagagtagtacttctttccgccgctaataccgacgcctggcgctgtgagagctcagctcacccagcatctaccttcttcgttgcaatgcggaagtgcatgaatgtatctccagtgtgcaaagaacctttttcatttgtatcattaaatatctcatgcatccaatattgaatatgaatggtaaaaagctaaaggcttctattgagggagttgcaaggaagaggcaagccatttcatttgaaacgagtggcaataataacgaagcttgatgcgcgtcagaaagtggtgagcgttgcacattcagtaccatttataaacagaaagatcgagcagcaggacccaaatattgaacgttgcacaaagtttgcaaatcaattgaatgatgccatacagtgctactgcatcatttatgatgaaaaaaagaagaaaactgtgcaatcgtcattaggtcgcttcttttggccagtttctaatacataaatctatctctctctacagtactgtacatattctctccattttattaaaaaaaaatttttcagtacaaaccaatgcgtgttacttatacaagccttaaacatacaaatgcacttatataaaccttcaatatacttatataggccttaaacataaattataatacaaaatatagcactaaatcaacttacaaacaaattcaacttatgaacaatcgctcggaaccaattgcgttcgtaagttgaggagtgtctgtacaagcttattgagatggttccatgtggtcgaatatgtgtgggtgtgtatagtcatttgagttgatttcagttaaatttcaagttaatgtcatgttacgagcctaaccaccgccgatataagtataagactttacattcccagtctaaccaccgccggtataagtataagactttacattcccagtctaacctaaaggtcTTCTCattagatagacagattatgaaacatatcatttattttcgtgtctttgcaggtttcagagaatatcttggtcctgatgggaaaaagtctgctggccttaaaaaggaactcgagctcccccaaatcaaatgggaggagccagagttctctcaacaacaaatgagagtcgagcgacttccaatcaagaaggaggaagatgatgtcacctggtcacttggtgaattcctgaagagggaagagaatctgggcgtgaccagcagagggtcggagcctgcacacaccttaaccttaccccaaattaaagaggaggagccagagttccctcaacaacaaatgagagacgagcgacttccaatcaaggaggaagatgatgtcacctggtcacttggtgaattcctgaagagggaagaggatctgggcgtgaccagcagaggggcggagcctgcacacaccttaacattaccccaaattaaagaggaggagccagagttccctcaacagcaaatcaaaaaggaggaagaagatgtcaccgtgtcaactggtgagcctttcaagagtgaagatgatctgggcgtggccggcagaggggcggagactccgaacggcagctcagcagaagggcaagcagacaatttaattgctgcGTTATCAGATAGCAAAGACTtcctttatgacaatgaaggtcttaaggacggcaaactctggaaatgctctcagtgtggaaaaacctttgggaaaaagtctactttgaaaagacatatgaggagccacaccggggaga is drawn from Stigmatopora argus isolate UIUO_Sarg chromosome 20, RoL_Sarg_1.0, whole genome shotgun sequence and contains these coding sequences:
- the LOC144065888 gene encoding uncharacterized protein LOC144065888 isoform X2, which codes for MASPSEFTCGKRAATFHEENSIFCKIMHAKVVLHRLEGFREYLGPDGKKSAGLKKELELPQIKWEEPEFSQQQMRVERLPIKKEEDDVTWSLGEFLKREENLGVTSRGSEPAHTLTLPQIKEEEPEFPQQQMRDERLPIKEEDDVTWSLGEFLKREEDLGVTSRGAEPAHTLTLPQIKEEEPEFPQQQIKKEEEDVTVSTGEPFKSEDDLGVAGRGAETPNGSSAEGQADNLIAALSDSKDFLYDNEGLKDGKLWKCSQCGKTFGKKSTLKRHMRSHTGEKPLCTVCGKTFTHKGNLNIHARTHTEIQDASVRYLGRPWPRRLNTLCGLDYSKERPWILDG
- the LOC144065888 gene encoding uncharacterized protein LOC144065888 isoform X4 yields the protein MASPSEFTCGKRAATFHEENSIFCKIMHAKVVLHRLEGFREYLGPDGKKSAGLKKELELPQIKWEEPEFSQQQMRVERLPIKKEEDDVTWSLGEFLKREENLGVTSRGSEPAHTLTLPQIKEEEPEFPQQQMRDERLPIKEEDDVTWSLGEFLKREEDLGVTSRGAEPAHTLTLPQIKEEEPEFPQQQIKKEEEDVTVSTEIQDASVRYLGRPWPRRLNTLCGLDYSKERPWILDG
- the LOC144065888 gene encoding uncharacterized protein LOC144065888 isoform X3; this encodes MASPSEFTCGKRAATFHEENSIFCKIMHAKVVLHRLEGFREYLGPDGKKSAGLKKELELPQIKWEEPEFSQQQMRVERLPIKKEEDDVTWSLGEFLKREENLGVTSRGSEPAHTLTLPQIKEEEPEFPQQQMRDERLPIKEEDDVTWSLGEFLKREEDLGVTSRGAEPAHTLTLPQIKEEEPEFPQQQIKKEEEDVTVSTGEPFKSEDDLGVAGRGAETPNGSSAEGQADNLIAALSDSKDFLYDNEGLKDGKLWKCSQCGKTFGKKSTLKRHMRSHTGEKPLCTVCEIQDASVRYLGRPWPRRLNTLCGLDYSKERPWILDG